The following coding sequences are from one Coffea arabica cultivar ET-39 chromosome 11e, Coffea Arabica ET-39 HiFi, whole genome shotgun sequence window:
- the LOC113718098 gene encoding exocyst complex component EXO70B1-like, translating into MNSTKDILPIHSDNKSQIPFSHLKHLFLDVLFNPKYTIGADQFLKSSNNSVYLSASITDSSTITLHYEDYEGHHAVFSEEGIKTLRCMAATLSSRNELADCVQMYTEHRKDVVNLVYVRLREKLKVETVCVFMCTDELSEKTQRWIQVAKICVGTIFGIEKCFYEQIFGDLGSFEDSAANGFVYIIEGTAAELLEFPDSLLARGRLPQRPDILLPLYHELTNLIPHLMAYLDQDVCLAKTICNFATNIMLRLKQQMANLLSVTEKHVLRELSTRPLPGGGIHPLTKYIIHHIDLIYVHRESLTELVARPQGSNDDQDPPEIPGSREMDEGLIFLKRHLTRVIEFFLQNLKFKSNFYGQESLHCLFMMNNVNSVSEKIKSSKELEELIGTHLQMKLREKVELAKTDYFRRSWGEVCTFLKGEGLKSHLNCDFFPGRSTRAVKKKFKTFNHLFEDILQAQEGWIVPDQQLRMKLLECILAKLIPAYNHFLERLSRVHKVKRVISEYIKYSVKDLETKVLDMFQNEY; encoded by the coding sequence ATGAATTCCACAAAAGATATACTCCCAATTCACAGTGATAACAAATCCCAAATCCCGTTTTCGCACCTCAAGCACCTTTTCCTAGACGTATTATTCAACCCCAAGTACACCATAGGTGCAGATCAATTCTTGAAGAGTTCGAATAATTCAGTGTATCTTTCAGCTTCCATTACAGATAGCTCCACCATCACATTGCACTACGAAGACTACGAGGGCCATCACGCAGTCTTTAGTGAGGAAGGTATAAAAACGCTTAGGTGTATGGCAGCAACGTTGAGCTCCAGAAATGAATTGGCTGATTGTGTTCAGATGTATACCGAGCATCGAAAGGATGTAGTCAACCTGGTATATGTGAGGCTTCGTGAGAAATTGAAGGTAGAGACCGTCTGTGTTTTTATGTGCACGGATGAGTTGAGTGAGAAAACCCAACGGTGGATACAAGTAGCCAAGATTTGCGTAGGCACCATTTTTGGAATAGAGAAGTGTTTCTATGAGCAAATTTTTGGAGATCTGGGATCATTCGAGGATTCTGCTGCTAACGGTTTTGTGTACATAATAGAAGGGACTGCTGCTGAGTTGCTTGAGTTTCCAGACTCTCTATTAGCCAGGGGCCGATTGCCCCAGAGACCAGACATTTTGTTGCCCTTATATCATGAACTAACCAATCTAATTCCACATCTGATGGCATATTTGGACCAAGATGTATGCCTAGCGAAAACCATCTGCAATTTTGCCACTAACATTATGCTCCGACTGAAACAGCAAATGGCAAACCTCCTTTCTGTTACAGAGAAACACGTTCTTCGTGAGCTTTCGACAAGGCCATTACCTGGAGGAGGAATTCACCCCTTAACTAAGTACATAATTCATCACATTGACCTGATTTATGTTCACAGGGAATCCTTAACTGAGTTGGTGGCTAGACCCCAAGGTTCCAATGACGACCAAGATCCTCCAGAAATACCGGGTTCACGTGAAATGGATGAAGGGCTAATTTTCCTAAAGAGGCATCTTACTCGAGTTATCGAGTTTTTCCTGCAGAACTTGAAATTCAAGTCCAACTTCTATGGACAAGAATCTCTGCATTGTCTGTTCATGATGAACAATGTTAACTCTGTTTCTGAGAAGATTAAAAGTTCCAAGGAGTTGGAAGAACTTATTGGCACTCACCTGCAGATGAAATTAAGAGAAAAAGTGGAGCTGGCAAAGACTGATTATTTCCGTAGAAGTTGGGGCGAAGTCTGCACTTTTTTAAAGGGTGAAGGATTAAAATCACATTTGAATTGTGATTTCTTTCCTGGAAGGTCTACAAGAGCTGTGAAAAAAAAGTTCAAGACCTTCAATCATCTGTTTGAAGATATTCTTCAGGCTCAAGAAGGATGGATAGTACCAGATCAGCAGCTGCGGATGAAACTTCTTGAATGCATATTGGCTAAGCTGATTCCGGCCTATAATCACTTTCTTGAGCGGCTAAGCCGAGTACACAAAGTGAAGCGTGTGATCAGTGAGTACATAAAATATTCTGTCAAGGACTTGGAGACCAAGGTGCTGGATATGTTTCAGAATGAGTATTGA